Within Acidimicrobiales bacterium, the genomic segment CGTTCACCTCCACCTGCCCTGTGCGCAGACGCCTCGCCACCCGCAGGGCTCGCTCCTGGTCGGAGGACTGGACGGCTCCGGACAAACCGTAGATGGTGCCGTTGGCGATTTCGACGGCCTCCTCCTCGGTCTCGTACGGGATGATCGAGAGGACCGGACCGAAGATCTCTTCCTGTGCGATGGTCATATCCGGTCTGACGTCGGCGAAGACCGTGGGTCGGACGAAGTATCCCTTCTCGAGTCCCTCGGGAGGCTCCGGTCCGCCGCACACGAGCGTGGCGCCTTCCTCGATTCCCTTTCGGATGTAGCCTCTCACCCTCTCCAGCTGCGCGGCCGAGGCGAGCGGTCCGAGGTCGGGATTCTCCAGAGACGGTCCGACTCGCAACCTCTCCGCCGTCTCGGCGGCGAGCCGCGCCACCTCGTCTTGCATGTGCCTGGGTACGAGCATCCTCGTCAGCGCGGAACACGTCTGCCCGGAGTTCAGATAGCAACCGAACTGCACGCTCGGCGGAATGCAACGCTCGAGATCCGCGTCGTCGAGGATGATGTTCGCCGACTTTCCACCCAGCTCGAGCGCGACACGCTTCACCGTCTCGGAGGCGAGCGCGTACACCCGCTTGCCGGCCCGGGTGGACCCCGTGAACGAGACCATGTCCACCCCGGGGTGGGTGGCCATCGCCTCCCCGACTACCGGACCCGTGCCGGGGACCAGGTTGAACACCCCAGCGGGGAGACCCACCTCGTCGATGACTTCGGCGAGAATATAGGCGGACAGGGGAGCCACCTCGCTCGGCTTGAGCACGACGGTGCACCCCGCTGCGAGCGCCGGGGCGACTTTGGCGACGATCTGGTGCAGCGGATAGTTCCACGGCGTGATCGCGCCCACCACACCCACCGGCTCATACACCACCAGCGAGTTCCCCACTCGCTCCTCGAACGAAAACTTCTCCGCCAGATCCGCGTACGCCTGAAAGTTGGCCACGGGAAGCCCTGCCTGGATCATCGAAGAGAGGTTCAGCGGCATGCCGACCTCGCGAGAGACGGTCTCGGCTATCTCCGCGGAGCGAGCTGCGAGAGCCTCACCAATCGTCTTCAACCACTTGCCACGCTCGGCGGGATCCGTCGCAGACCATGAGCGGAAGGCCTCTGATGCGGCGGCGACTGCGGCATCCACGTCACCTGGACCCGCGAGGCGGATACGGGCGAACGCCTCCTCCGTGTTCGAGTCGAACACCTCCATCGAACCCTGTGGGTCCCGAGGCTCCGTCCAGGTGCCCCCGACGTAGATGCGATCTCGCTCGATCATCACTCCCCCTTTCCTCCGCCCGTCGAAGGCGGATCGACACAAAGTCGGGTTCTTCCGCCCGCAGGAGAAGAATTCCCGAGCAGTCGGGCTGGCCGGATTTGAACCGGCGACCTTCGGTCCCCCAGACCGACGCGCTAACCAAGCTGCGCCACAGCCCGCTTGCCCCAAAATCTACCCGTGGGCGTCGTCTGCGGCTCTACCTCACAAGCGACCGATCAGCCACGCAATTCCCTGAACGAGACGCCATCCGAGGTACACCACCAGAGCGGCCACGGCGACCCAGAAGTGCCAGGGAGGTCCTACGCTCTCGTCGATCCCCCTCTCCGCCTTCACCTGAGCGGAGAGGTCCGTCCCGCACTCAGGGCACCGGCCTTCGACGGTGAGGGAGTTTGGAGAGAGCCAGCGGTCGCACGGGTCACACCACGGCATCGGAGAACCACCTCCGGGCCTACGGCGAGAGCCTCATACCGGCGGCACCCCGTGGCGACGCTCGGAGAAGTCGCGCGATCGCCCCTTGGCCGCCTCGAGCCTGCGCACGATCTCGGTCCGCACCTCGCCGAGTTCCACCACCGCGTCCACCACCAGTTCCGACGCCAGACGCAGGATGTCGACGTCCTCCAGGTACCGCCTCCGCTCGGCCTGCACGAACGCGTCTCGCTCCGCGGCGTCCTCGATCTGGGCGATCTTGTTCGCGTACACCGCATTCACCGCCGCCTCCGGACCCATCACGGCGATGCGAGCCGTCGGTAGAGCGATGGTCGCCACCGGGTCGAAAGCAGGGCCGGCCATGGCATACAGGCCCGCACCGTAGGCCTTCCGAACGACCACGCAGATCTTCGGTACCGTCGCCTCAGACACGGCTGTGATCATCTTCGCCCCGTGCCGGATGATCCCCTGCCTCTCCACCTCGGTTCCGATCATGAAGCCGGGGACGTCTGCCAAGAACAGGAGCGGGATGTTGAACGCGTCGCAGCACCAGACGAAGCGGGCCGCCTTGTCCGCAGAGTCGACGAAGAGCACTCCTCCCTTGTGAGCCGGGTTGTTCGCAACGACCCCGACGGGCCTGCCCTCGATGCGTGCCAGACCGCAGATGATCTCCGGAGCGAAGAGAGGCTTCACCTCGAAGAAGCTCTCGGCGTCCACGATCATCTCGATCAGGTCGTGCATGTCGTAGGCGACCGACTCGTCCTCTGGGATGAGTGCGGGATCAGGCCGAACGGCCGGATCCGAAGGCTCGTAGATCGGAGGATCCTCCCGCCAGTTCTGAGGGAAATACGAGAACCAGGCAAGCGCCTGTTCGATCGCATCCTTGTCGTCGGCCGCCAGGTTGTCACCGCATCCGGAGATCGTGCAGTGCATGCGGGCCCCACCCATCTCCTCGAGGGTGGTGTGCTCGCCGATCACCATCTCCGCCATGCGGGGTGAACCCAGGTACATCGACGCGTTTGCCTCCACCATGAACACGACGTCGCAGAACGAAGGGATGTAAGCACCTCCCGCCGCCGACGGCCCGAAGAGGCAGCAGATCTGCGGCACCCGACCGGATAGCCGCACTTGGTTGTAGAAGATCCGACCGGCGCCCCGCCTACCCGGGAACAACTCCACTTGGTCGGTTATCCGAGCGCCCGCCGAGTCGACCAGCCAGAAGACGGGGAGCTCCTCGACCAACGCGCGCTCGGTGAGGCGCACGATCTTCTCCACCGTCCGTGCGCCCCAGGACCCCGCCTTGACGGTGGGGTCGTTGGCCATTACCAAGACCGGGCGCCCGTCGACCGTCCCCTGGCCCGTGACCACACCATCGGCGGGAAGGTCATCGGCCAGGGCGTTGGCCAGGAGTCCGTCTTCGACGAACGACCCTTCGTCCAGCAGCAGTTCCAGCCGGTCTCGGACGAA encodes:
- a CDS encoding aldehyde dehydrogenase; the encoded protein is MMIERDRIYVGGTWTEPRDPQGSMEVFDSNTEEAFARIRLAGPGDVDAAVAAASEAFRSWSATDPAERGKWLKTIGEALAARSAEIAETVSREVGMPLNLSSMIQAGLPVANFQAYADLAEKFSFEERVGNSLVVYEPVGVVGAITPWNYPLHQIVAKVAPALAAGCTVVLKPSEVAPLSAYILAEVIDEVGLPAGVFNLVPGTGPVVGEAMATHPGVDMVSFTGSTRAGKRVYALASETVKRVALELGGKSANIILDDADLERCIPPSVQFGCYLNSGQTCSALTRMLVPRHMQDEVARLAAETAERLRVGPSLENPDLGPLASAAQLERVRGYIRKGIEEGATLVCGGPEPPEGLEKGYFVRPTVFADVRPDMTIAQEEIFGPVLSIIPYETEEEAVEIANGTIYGLSGAVQSSDQERALRVARRLRTGQVEVNGGSFNLHAPFGGFKQSGIGRELGRWGLEEYLETKAIQLPG
- the yngE gene encoding putative carboxylase YngE translates to MDASDLEKARRRALAGNLHKYGEKLASAGKLFVRDRLELLLDEGSFVEDGLLANALADDLPADGVVTGQGTVDGRPVLVMANDPTVKAGSWGARTVEKIVRLTERALVEELPVFWLVDSAGARITDQVELFPGRRGAGRIFYNQVRLSGRVPQICCLFGPSAAGGAYIPSFCDVVFMVEANASMYLGSPRMAEMVIGEHTTLEEMGGARMHCTISGCGDNLAADDKDAIEQALAWFSYFPQNWREDPPIYEPSDPAVRPDPALIPEDESVAYDMHDLIEMIVDAESFFEVKPLFAPEIICGLARIEGRPVGVVANNPAHKGGVLFVDSADKAARFVWCCDAFNIPLLFLADVPGFMIGTEVERQGIIRHGAKMITAVSEATVPKICVVVRKAYGAGLYAMAGPAFDPVATIALPTARIAVMGPEAAVNAVYANKIAQIEDAAERDAFVQAERRRYLEDVDILRLASELVVDAVVELGEVRTEIVRRLEAAKGRSRDFSERRHGVPPV